In Serratia marcescens subsp. marcescens ATCC 13880, a single genomic region encodes these proteins:
- a CDS encoding ABC transporter permease: MLIWSRTGRTLTCTLTISLFALFFCLPLAVILMSSLSEQWNGVLPSGFTLNHFRQAFSGASWDALVASLAIGFSASLFALLCGTWAALALRHAPERGRRLLGTLFFIPSAVPSVSIGLGMLVAFSQGPLQMNGTFLIVPAAHFVLISAFTFGNVMAGLTRLPGDYENVAASLGASPLFRLRHVTLPMIAPYMISAFALSLSLSMGELGATMMIYPPSWATLPVTIFSLTDRGSIANGATLTMILVAATLLLMLVLERIAQRLTPGAK; encoded by the coding sequence ATGTTGATATGGTCCCGCACCGGACGCACCCTGACCTGCACGTTGACGATCTCGCTGTTCGCCCTGTTCTTCTGCCTGCCGCTGGCGGTGATCCTGATGTCCAGCCTCAGTGAACAGTGGAACGGCGTGCTGCCGAGCGGTTTCACCCTCAACCACTTCCGCCAGGCGTTCAGCGGCGCCTCCTGGGACGCGCTGGTCGCCAGTCTGGCTATCGGTTTCAGCGCCAGCCTGTTCGCGCTGTTGTGCGGCACCTGGGCGGCGCTGGCGCTGCGCCACGCGCCTGAACGCGGCCGACGGCTGCTGGGCACGCTGTTTTTCATTCCCAGCGCGGTGCCTTCGGTCTCTATCGGTTTGGGGATGCTGGTGGCGTTCAGCCAGGGGCCGCTGCAGATGAACGGCACCTTCCTGATCGTGCCCGCCGCTCACTTCGTGCTGATTTCCGCCTTTACCTTCGGCAACGTGATGGCCGGGTTGACCCGGCTGCCTGGCGACTACGAGAACGTCGCCGCCAGCCTGGGCGCTTCGCCGCTGTTCCGCCTGCGCCACGTCACCCTGCCGATGATCGCCCCCTACATGATCTCCGCCTTCGCGCTCAGCCTGTCGCTGTCGATGGGGGAACTGGGCGCGACCATGATGATCTACCCGCCGAGTTGGGCGACGCTGCCGGTCACGATCTTCAGCCTGACCGATCGCGGCAGCATCGCCAACGGCGCGACGCTGACCATGATCCTGGTGGCGGCCACGCTGTTGCTGATGTTAGTGCTGGAGCGGATTGCGCAGCGGCTGACGCCCGGCGCGAAATAA
- the phnU gene encoding 2-aminoethylphosphonate ABC transporter permease subunit, with protein MTDSTLIRPALRLRFPRSLWILLPLLVLATLFFYPLALIVKQAFTDDQGLFSAAALQQVFESRRFVSALLNTLQIALLATLGCLVLGTLLSLLLVFTPFPGSRLIARVIDTFIAMPTFLITLAFTFIYGSAGLLNGTLMTAFGFTLPPVDFLYSIWGVILAEITVFTPLVMRPLMAALSQIDRSQLEAASILGARPGRVVRQVILPAALPALLAGGSLCLLLTTNEFGIVLFIGAKGVTTLPMMVYTKAILESDYAVACTIAVVNIALSLGLFSLYRYAAARAGLRN; from the coding sequence ATGACCGACTCTACGCTTATTCGCCCGGCCCTGCGGCTGCGTTTCCCGCGCAGTCTGTGGATCCTGCTGCCGCTGCTGGTGCTGGCGACGCTGTTTTTCTACCCGTTGGCGCTGATCGTCAAACAGGCGTTTACCGACGATCAGGGGCTATTCAGCGCCGCCGCGCTGCAACAGGTGTTCGAATCCCGGCGCTTTGTCAGCGCTCTGCTCAACACGCTGCAGATTGCGCTGCTGGCGACGCTGGGCTGCCTGGTGCTCGGCACCCTGCTGTCGCTGCTGCTGGTGTTCACGCCGTTCCCCGGCAGCCGACTGATCGCCCGGGTGATCGATACCTTTATCGCCATGCCGACCTTCCTGATCACGCTGGCCTTCACCTTTATCTACGGCTCCGCCGGTCTGCTGAACGGCACGCTGATGACGGCCTTCGGTTTCACCCTGCCGCCGGTGGACTTTCTTTACTCCATCTGGGGGGTGATCCTGGCGGAAATTACCGTGTTTACGCCGCTGGTGATGCGCCCGCTGATGGCGGCATTGTCGCAGATCGATCGCAGCCAGCTCGAGGCCGCCAGCATTCTCGGCGCCCGGCCGGGGCGCGTGGTGCGCCAGGTGATTTTACCGGCCGCGCTGCCGGCCTTGCTGGCCGGTGGCAGCCTGTGCCTGCTGTTGACCACCAATGAGTTCGGCATCGTGCTGTTTATCGGCGCCAAGGGCGTCACCACGCTGCCGATGATGGTCTACACCAAAGCGATTCTGGAGTCGGATTACGCCGTCGCCTGCACGATCGCCGTCGTGAATATCGCGCTGTCGCTCGGGCTGTTTTCCCTTTACCGCTACGCCGCGGCGCGCGCCGGGCTGAGGAACTGA
- the phnT gene encoding 2-aminoethylphosphonate ABC transport system ATP-binding subunit PhnT, protein MPSTLSSRTEARDSSLDIAGPSGIQLNRVSVSYRSTEVLKPLTLTIAPGEVLALIGPSGSGKTTVLRAIAGFVQPSAGRIAIGDIDVTDVPPYERGLGMVVQNYALFPHMRVEDNVAFGLRAQGKPRGLTAERVEEALAIVGMSAYAKRYPSQLSGGQQQRVAIARAIAVRPKVLLLDEPLSALDAQIRHSMVEEIARLHRELPELTILYVTHDQGEALTLADKIGIMRDGHLIAHGETRALYHHPTNRFAAEFLGRANLLPATALETTTGQGMTTVSCAGKVIGCFTYGAQRGFDKLLCIRPQHIALDADAQRSNCLIGTLRDIHWQGELTHLQFEVQGHSLRVVTTHRSRMPQIGERVPLYFAPDDAVLIED, encoded by the coding sequence ATGCCTTCTACCCTCTCTTCCCGCACCGAGGCGCGGGATAGCAGCCTCGACATCGCCGGGCCGTCGGGCATTCAGCTCAACCGCGTCAGCGTGTCGTATCGCAGCACCGAGGTGCTGAAACCCCTCACGCTCACCATCGCCCCCGGCGAAGTGCTGGCGCTGATCGGCCCCTCCGGCTCGGGCAAAACCACCGTGCTGCGGGCGATCGCCGGATTCGTGCAGCCCTCCGCCGGACGCATCGCCATCGGTGACATCGATGTCACCGACGTGCCGCCCTATGAGCGCGGCCTGGGCATGGTGGTACAGAACTACGCACTGTTTCCGCATATGCGCGTCGAGGACAATGTGGCGTTCGGCCTGCGCGCGCAAGGCAAGCCGCGCGGCCTGACCGCCGAGCGCGTCGAAGAAGCGTTGGCCATCGTCGGCATGTCCGCCTACGCCAAGCGCTATCCCAGCCAGCTTTCCGGCGGCCAACAGCAGAGGGTGGCTATCGCTCGCGCCATTGCGGTGCGCCCCAAAGTCTTGCTGCTGGATGAGCCGCTGTCGGCGCTGGACGCGCAAATCCGTCACAGCATGGTGGAAGAGATCGCCCGCCTGCACCGCGAGCTCCCAGAGCTGACCATCCTGTACGTCACCCACGATCAGGGCGAAGCGCTGACGCTGGCGGACAAGATCGGCATCATGCGCGACGGTCACCTGATCGCCCACGGCGAAACCCGCGCGTTGTACCACCATCCGACCAATCGCTTCGCCGCCGAGTTCCTTGGGCGCGCCAACCTGCTGCCGGCCACCGCGCTGGAGACCACCACCGGGCAAGGCATGACCACCGTCAGCTGCGCCGGCAAAGTGATCGGCTGTTTCACCTACGGCGCACAACGCGGTTTCGACAAGCTGCTGTGCATCCGGCCGCAGCATATTGCGCTCGATGCCGACGCCCAGCGCAGCAACTGCCTCATCGGTACGCTGCGCGATATTCATTGGCAGGGGGAGCTGACGCACCTGCAGTTCGAGGTACAAGGCCATTCGCTGCGCGTGGTCACCACCCATCGCAGCCGGATGCCGCAGATCGGCGAGCGCGTGCCGCTCTATTTCGCCCCCGACGATGCGGTACTGATCGAGGACTGA
- a CDS encoding 2-aminoethylphosphonate ABC transporter substrate-binding protein, protein MKFSRLVVMTAIALGAAPAWAADAVVTVYSADGLHDGDHSWYQTQFDAFTKATGVKVQYVEGGSGAIVERLSKERSNPQADVLVTLPPFIQRAAAEKLLQDFTPQDAAQIADAQPQFVPLVNNYLSFIYNAKLLPQAPASYQQLLDAQFRNKLQYSTPGQAGDGTAVMLQAFHSFGSKDAGFDYLGKLQNNNVGPSASTGKLTALVNKGELLVANGDLQMNLAQMRSNPNVKVFWPAGPDGKRSTLVLPYYIGLVQGAPQSANGKKLIDFLLSKEAQSSVSAISYGMPVRKDVTPTDDNFRQSQAALKGVDIWAPDWDQVVSSLSADISRWRQVTE, encoded by the coding sequence ATGAAATTCTCTCGTCTGGTCGTGATGACCGCCATCGCACTCGGCGCCGCGCCGGCCTGGGCCGCCGACGCGGTGGTGACCGTCTACTCCGCCGATGGTCTGCACGACGGCGATCACAGCTGGTATCAAACCCAGTTCGACGCCTTCACCAAGGCGACCGGCGTCAAGGTGCAGTACGTCGAAGGCGGCTCCGGCGCCATCGTGGAACGCCTGTCGAAGGAGCGCAGCAACCCGCAGGCCGACGTGCTGGTGACGCTGCCGCCGTTCATCCAGCGCGCCGCCGCGGAAAAACTGCTGCAGGATTTCACCCCGCAGGATGCGGCGCAGATCGCCGACGCCCAGCCGCAGTTCGTGCCGCTGGTGAATAACTACCTGAGCTTCATCTATAACGCCAAACTGCTGCCGCAGGCGCCCGCCAGCTATCAACAACTGCTGGACGCGCAATTCCGCAATAAGCTGCAGTACTCCACGCCGGGTCAGGCGGGTGACGGCACCGCGGTGATGCTGCAGGCGTTTCACAGCTTCGGCAGCAAAGATGCCGGTTTCGACTACCTCGGCAAGCTGCAAAACAACAACGTCGGCCCTTCGGCCTCCACCGGCAAGCTGACCGCGCTGGTCAATAAAGGCGAGTTGCTGGTGGCCAACGGCGATCTGCAGATGAATCTGGCGCAGATGCGCAGCAACCCGAACGTGAAGGTGTTCTGGCCAGCCGGGCCGGACGGCAAACGCAGCACGCTGGTGCTGCCTTACTACATCGGCCTGGTGCAAGGCGCGCCGCAAAGCGCCAACGGCAAAAAACTGATCGACTTCCTGCTGAGCAAAGAAGCGCAGAGCAGCGTCAGCGCCATTTCCTACGGTATGCCGGTGCGCAAGGACGTCACCCCGACCGACGATAACTTCAGGCAGTCGCAGGCGGCGCTGAAAGGCGTGGACATCTGGGCGCCGGACTGGGACCAGGTGGTGAGCAGCCTGTCCGCCGATATCTCCCGCTGGCGCCAGGTGACCGAATGA
- the phnR gene encoding phosphonate utilization transcriptional regulator PhnR, which produces MKEHQGDMPHYLQIKDQLQARITRGALQAGDKLPSERELCAIFSTSRVTIRESLAQLEATGAIYRADRRGWFVTPERLWLDPTQNTNFHRLCQEQGRTPRTALLSGEKTTVPLDVMQSLALEPFDQVYLLRRVRYADGRAICYCENHCLPQRVPALLSHDLNGSLTEVYQQHYDLIYSNMHLSFYPTALPYRAANALGAMVGLPALLLRRLNYDQHGRILDFDIEYWRHDSLRIEVDTL; this is translated from the coding sequence ATGAAAGAACATCAGGGCGATATGCCTCACTACCTGCAGATCAAGGATCAGCTTCAGGCGCGCATCACCCGCGGCGCGCTACAGGCCGGCGATAAGCTGCCTTCGGAGCGCGAGCTGTGCGCCATCTTCTCCACCAGCCGCGTCACCATTCGCGAAAGCCTGGCGCAATTGGAAGCCACCGGCGCCATCTACCGCGCCGATCGCCGCGGCTGGTTCGTCACGCCGGAACGGCTGTGGCTGGATCCGACGCAGAACACCAACTTCCACCGTCTCTGTCAGGAGCAAGGGCGCACGCCGCGCACCGCACTGCTGTCCGGCGAAAAAACCACGGTGCCGCTCGACGTGATGCAGTCGCTGGCGCTCGAACCCTTCGATCAGGTGTATCTGCTGCGCCGCGTGCGGTATGCCGACGGCCGCGCCATCTGCTATTGCGAGAACCACTGCCTGCCGCAGCGGGTGCCGGCACTGCTCAGTCACGATCTCAACGGCAGCCTGACCGAGGTTTATCAACAGCATTACGATTTGATTTACAGCAACATGCACCTGTCGTTCTACCCGACCGCCCTGCCTTATCGCGCCGCCAACGCGCTCGGCGCCATGGTCGGCCTGCCCGCGTTGCTGCTGCGCCGGTTGAATTACGATCAGCACGGCCGCATTCTCGATTTCGATATCGAATACTGGCGCCACGACAGCCTGCGCATCGAAGTCGATACGCTTTAA
- the phnW gene encoding 2-aminoethylphosphonate--pyruvate transaminase — protein sequence MSDRNYLLLTPGPLTTSKTVKEAMLYDSCTWDEDYNLGVVQRIRQRLVALATPSAGYTSVLLQGSGSFAVEGVLGTVIGPQDKLLIVNNGAYGARMIEMARLMDIDHHAFDCGEVNEPDVTAMEAVLKSDARISHIAMVHCETTTGMLNPLQKVAGLAARNGKTFIVDAMSSFGGIPLDVDALGIDFLISSANKCIQGVPGFAFVIARRSELEKCAGRSRSLSLDLYAQWRCMEDQAGKWRFTSPTHTVLAFAQALKELEQEGGIAARHHRYQTNQRRLVAGMRELGFETLLDDALHSPIITAFYSPKADTYRFAEFYQRLKQQGFVIYPGKVSQSDCFRIGNIGEIYPQDIERLLAAVGQAMYWNQ from the coding sequence ATGTCCGATCGTAACTACCTGCTGTTGACCCCCGGCCCGTTGACCACGTCGAAAACGGTGAAAGAGGCGATGCTGTATGACAGCTGCACCTGGGATGAAGATTACAACCTCGGCGTGGTACAGCGCATTCGCCAACGGTTGGTGGCGCTGGCGACGCCGTCCGCCGGTTATACCTCGGTGCTGCTGCAAGGCAGCGGCAGCTTCGCGGTAGAGGGCGTGCTGGGCACGGTCATCGGCCCGCAGGACAAGCTGCTGATCGTCAACAACGGCGCCTACGGGGCGCGGATGATCGAAATGGCGCGGCTGATGGATATCGACCACCACGCTTTCGACTGCGGTGAGGTGAATGAACCGGATGTGACGGCGATGGAGGCGGTGCTGAAAAGCGATGCGCGCATCAGCCATATCGCCATGGTGCACTGTGAAACCACCACCGGCATGCTCAACCCGCTGCAGAAGGTTGCCGGTCTGGCGGCGCGCAACGGCAAGACCTTTATCGTCGACGCCATGAGCAGCTTCGGCGGCATTCCGTTGGATGTGGACGCGCTGGGCATCGATTTTCTGATCAGCTCCGCCAACAAATGCATTCAAGGCGTGCCGGGCTTCGCTTTTGTCATCGCCCGCCGCAGCGAGCTGGAGAAATGCGCCGGCCGTTCACGCTCGCTGTCGCTGGATCTGTATGCCCAGTGGCGTTGTATGGAGGATCAGGCCGGCAAATGGCGCTTTACGTCGCCGACCCACACCGTGCTGGCCTTCGCGCAGGCGCTGAAAGAGCTGGAACAAGAGGGCGGCATTGCCGCGCGCCACCACCGCTATCAGACTAATCAGCGTCGGCTGGTGGCGGGCATGCGCGAGCTGGGCTTTGAAACCCTGCTGGACGATGCGCTGCATTCGCCGATCATCACCGCGTTCTATTCGCCGAAGGCCGACACTTACCGCTTCGCCGAGTTTTATCAGCGCCTGAAGCAGCAAGGTTTCGTGATTTATCCCGGCAAAGTGTCGCAGAGCGACTGCTTCCGCATCGGCAACATCGGGGAAATTTATCCGCAGGATATCGAACGTTTGCTGGCGGCCGTCGGGCAGGCGATGTACTGGAATCAATAA
- the phnX gene encoding phosphonoacetaldehyde hydrolase: protein MKQINAVILDWAGTTVDFGSFAPTQIFVEAFKHTFDIDISLAEARIPMGLGKWQHIEALGKLPAVDARWRQKLGRSMSHQDIDALYQAFMPLQIAKVIDFADPIEGVPQVIAGLREQGIKIGSCSGYPRAVMEVLAPAAAQRGYAPDYWVATDDLAAGGRPGPWMALQNVIVLGIDAVAHCVKVDDAVPGIAEGLNAGMWSVGLALSGNEFGATWSEYRQMAAGEIAQRRTAAADKLYAAGAHYVIDTLAQLPDVIADINRRLANGERP, encoded by the coding sequence ATGAAACAGATCAACGCAGTGATCCTCGACTGGGCCGGCACCACGGTGGACTTTGGCTCCTTTGCGCCGACGCAGATTTTCGTCGAGGCGTTCAAACACACCTTCGATATCGATATTAGCCTGGCGGAAGCGCGCATTCCGATGGGCCTCGGCAAATGGCAGCACATCGAGGCGCTAGGCAAACTGCCGGCGGTCGACGCGCGTTGGCGACAGAAGCTGGGCCGCTCGATGAGCCATCAAGACATCGACGCGCTTTATCAGGCGTTTATGCCGCTGCAAATCGCCAAAGTGATCGACTTCGCCGATCCCATTGAGGGCGTGCCGCAGGTGATTGCCGGGCTGCGCGAACAGGGCATTAAAATCGGCTCCTGCTCCGGTTATCCGCGCGCGGTGATGGAGGTGCTGGCGCCGGCCGCCGCGCAGCGCGGTTACGCGCCGGATTACTGGGTCGCCACTGACGATCTCGCGGCCGGCGGGCGGCCGGGGCCGTGGATGGCGTTGCAGAACGTCATCGTGCTGGGCATCGATGCGGTGGCGCACTGCGTGAAGGTGGATGACGCGGTGCCGGGCATTGCCGAAGGGCTGAACGCCGGGATGTGGAGCGTCGGGCTGGCGCTGTCCGGCAACGAGTTCGGCGCTACCTGGTCGGAGTACCGTCAAATGGCGGCGGGGGAAATAGCGCAGCGTCGCACGGCGGCCGCCGATAAGCTGTACGCGGCGGGCGCGCATTATGTGATAGACACGCTGGCGCAATTACCGGATGTGATCGCCGATATCAACCGGCGGCTGGCGAACGGCGAGCGGCCGTAA
- a CDS encoding L-cystine transporter: MNLPLVINVLVFVALLLLLAQTRHKQWSLAKKVLVGLVVGVVFGLGLQLVYGSDNPVLKESISWFNIVGNGYVQLLQMIVMPLVFASILSAVAKLHNASSLGKISVLTIGTLLFTTLISALVGVLVTNLFGLTAEGLVQGAQESARLTAIQTNYVGKLADLTVPQMVLSFIPKNPFADLTGASPTSIISVVIFATFLGVASLQLLKDDKPKGERVLVAIDTLQAWVMKLVRLVMKLTPYGVLALMTKVVAGSNIHDIVKLGSFVVASYIGLAIMFVVHAILLAFTGVNPMKFFRKVWPVITFAFTSRSSAASIPLNVEAQTRRLGVPESTASFSASFGATIGQNGCAGLYPAMLAVMVAPTVGINPLDPVWIATLVGIVTISSAGVAGVGGGATFAALIVLPAMGLPVTLVALLISVEPLIDMGRTALNVNGSMAAGTITSQLMKQTDKAVMDSEDEVELAHR, translated from the coding sequence CGGCGTGGTGTTCGGTCTGGGCCTGCAGCTGGTGTACGGCTCCGACAACCCGGTACTGAAAGAATCCATCAGCTGGTTCAACATCGTCGGCAACGGCTATGTGCAACTGCTGCAAATGATCGTCATGCCGCTGGTGTTCGCCTCGATCCTGAGCGCGGTGGCCAAGCTGCATAACGCCTCTTCTCTGGGCAAAATCAGCGTACTGACTATCGGCACGCTGCTGTTCACCACGCTGATCTCCGCGCTGGTGGGCGTGCTGGTCACCAACCTGTTCGGCCTGACCGCCGAAGGCTTGGTGCAGGGCGCGCAGGAAAGCGCGCGCCTGACGGCGATCCAGACCAACTACGTGGGCAAACTGGCCGACCTGACCGTGCCGCAGATGGTGCTGTCGTTCATCCCGAAAAACCCGTTCGCCGATCTGACCGGCGCCAGCCCGACGTCGATCATTAGCGTGGTGATTTTCGCCACCTTCCTCGGCGTGGCGTCGCTGCAGCTGCTGAAAGACGACAAGCCGAAAGGCGAGCGCGTGTTGGTGGCTATCGACACCCTGCAGGCCTGGGTGATGAAGCTGGTGCGTCTGGTCATGAAGCTGACGCCGTATGGCGTGCTGGCGCTGATGACCAAAGTGGTCGCCGGTTCCAACATTCACGACATCGTCAAGCTCGGCAGCTTCGTGGTGGCCTCCTACATCGGCCTGGCCATCATGTTCGTGGTACATGCCATCCTGCTGGCCTTCACCGGCGTGAACCCGATGAAGTTCTTCCGCAAGGTGTGGCCGGTGATCACCTTCGCCTTCACCAGCCGCTCCAGCGCCGCCAGCATTCCATTGAACGTGGAAGCGCAGACCCGTCGTCTGGGCGTGCCGGAATCCACCGCCAGCTTCTCGGCGTCGTTCGGCGCCACCATTGGCCAGAACGGCTGTGCGGGCCTCTACCCGGCGATGCTGGCGGTGATGGTTGCGCCGACCGTCGGCATCAACCCGCTGGATCCGGTGTGGATCGCCACCCTGGTCGGCATCGTCACCATCAGCTCCGCCGGTGTGGCGGGCGTGGGCGGCGGCGCCACCTTCGCCGCGCTGATCGTGCTGCCGGCGATGGGCCTGCCGGTGACGCTGGTCGCGCTGCTGATCTCGGTCGAACCGTTGATCGACATGGGCCGCACCGCGCTGAATGTCAACGGCTCCATGGCGGCAGGTACCATCACCAGCCAGCTGATGAAGCAAACCGACAAAGCCGTGATGGACAGCGAAGACGAAGTCGAACTGGCTCACCGCTAA